From Priestia filamentosa, a single genomic window includes:
- a CDS encoding carbohydrate kinase family protein, with translation MGTLFAIGEVLIDFIPLEKGMALKDVKSFERAAGGAPANVAAAAATLGADASVITKLGNDPFGDFLIDQLLRVGVQTNLIKRTNEANTGLAFVSLQANGERNFSFYRNPSADLLLTEEEIDSNSFTSQDILHFGSVDLIESPMKHAHLRAIDEMKKKGGLISFDPNVRLPLWHDYEEYRRTIQSFIPKSDLLKISEDELEFITGIQDKKRAISSLFIGDVQAILYTKGKQGSELFLKNRSFGSDGYQVDAQDTTGAGDAFMGAFLYQLLQYDVQKEKLHSILLEHHETLLQFANASGALTTTQKGAFPALPTLIDVRQCMRKGKE, from the coding sequence ATGGGAACATTATTTGCAATTGGTGAAGTATTGATAGATTTTATTCCTTTAGAAAAAGGAATGGCTTTAAAAGATGTTAAATCATTTGAACGAGCGGCAGGAGGTGCCCCAGCAAATGTGGCGGCTGCAGCTGCTACATTGGGAGCCGACGCTTCGGTCATTACAAAACTAGGTAACGATCCATTTGGAGACTTCCTAATCGATCAATTATTACGTGTTGGCGTACAAACAAACCTTATCAAAAGAACAAATGAAGCCAACACAGGCTTAGCTTTCGTTTCATTACAAGCTAATGGAGAGCGTAATTTCTCTTTTTACCGAAATCCTTCTGCCGATTTACTTTTAACGGAAGAAGAAATTGATTCAAATTCATTTACAAGCCAAGATATTTTACATTTTGGATCTGTGGATTTAATCGAGTCACCAATGAAACACGCTCATTTGCGAGCAATTGATGAAATGAAGAAAAAAGGTGGACTCATTAGTTTTGATCCTAACGTTCGCCTTCCTTTATGGCATGATTATGAGGAATATCGTCGTACCATTCAATCTTTTATTCCAAAATCAGACCTTTTAAAAATATCAGAAGATGAATTAGAGTTTATAACTGGAATTCAGGACAAAAAGAGAGCCATTTCCTCTCTTTTTATAGGAGATGTACAAGCTATTCTTTACACAAAAGGAAAACAAGGCTCCGAGCTTTTTCTAAAAAATCGAAGTTTTGGTTCAGACGGTTATCAAGTTGACGCACAAGATACAACAGGTGCAGGAGATGCTTTTATGGGAGCTTTCTTATATCAGCTGCTTCAATATGATGTACAAAAGGAAAAACTCCATTCTATTCTACTAGAACATCATGAAACATTGCTGCAATTTGCTAATGCAAGTGGAGCTTTAACAACAACTCAAAAAGGAGCTTTTCCAGCTCTCCCAACTCTTATAGATGTACGACAATGTATGAGGAAAGGAAAGGAATGA
- a CDS encoding sucrose-specific PTS transporter subunit IIBC, with product MSENQKIAKEVLEAIGGKENIASFAHCATRLRIMVHDKEKIDQDKVENIDKVKGAFFNSGQFQVIFGTGTVNRIFEEIEKLGIESSSKKDVKKEGNAFQRAVRTFGDVFVPIIPVLVATGLFMGLRGLLTQDEILSWFGATPKDIPPNFLLYTQVLTDTAFAFLPALVAWSAFRVFGGSPVLGIVLGLMLVNPALPNAYAVAEGTEKALTMFGFIPVVGYQGSVLPAFFIGLIGAKFEKALRKRIPEALDLILTPFITLAVMITLGLFAIGPIFHSLEEWVLTGTTSVLNLPYGIAGLVIGFFHQIIVVTGVHHIFNFLEIQLLEKYGNNPFNAIITAAMAAQGAACLAVGLKTKNKKLKALALPSSFSAFLGITEPAIFGVNLRFMKPFIMGLIGGAVGGFLASFFDLAGTGMAVTVIPGTLLYLNGQLFLYILTNVVAITVAFTLTWLFGYKDAPQESSLNKKIKEKETVNKINNSLTSLEIPSPIKGEVIKLEEVPDPVFAQKQMGEGMAIQPSEGKVYAPFDGSVGLVAETKHAIFLEHESGTQLLIHIGIDTVNLKGKGFTSYIKTGDTVKAGQLIMEFDLDVIKQAGLSSITPVIIPSGLPSVKEVLPKRKHSKETVLAVQLS from the coding sequence ATGTCTGAAAATCAAAAAATTGCAAAAGAAGTATTAGAAGCGATTGGTGGGAAAGAAAATATCGCATCTTTTGCTCATTGTGCTACTCGCCTTCGAATTATGGTTCATGACAAGGAGAAAATTGATCAAGATAAAGTTGAAAATATTGATAAAGTAAAGGGAGCTTTCTTCAATTCAGGACAGTTTCAAGTCATCTTTGGAACCGGTACTGTCAATCGTATTTTTGAAGAAATCGAAAAGCTAGGAATTGAAAGTTCCTCAAAAAAAGATGTGAAAAAAGAAGGAAATGCTTTTCAACGAGCAGTTCGAACGTTTGGAGATGTCTTTGTTCCTATTATCCCTGTATTAGTTGCTACAGGATTGTTTATGGGCCTGCGAGGGTTGCTCACTCAAGATGAAATCCTTTCATGGTTCGGAGCGACACCTAAAGATATTCCGCCAAACTTCCTTCTATATACGCAAGTCTTAACAGATACAGCCTTTGCCTTTTTACCTGCTCTTGTTGCATGGTCTGCGTTCCGCGTTTTTGGAGGAAGTCCTGTACTTGGAATTGTTCTTGGACTCATGTTAGTAAATCCTGCCCTGCCAAATGCTTATGCTGTTGCAGAAGGTACCGAGAAAGCGTTAACAATGTTTGGTTTTATTCCAGTTGTCGGCTATCAAGGCTCTGTTTTGCCTGCTTTCTTTATTGGTTTAATTGGAGCGAAATTTGAAAAAGCATTAAGAAAGCGCATACCTGAAGCGTTAGACCTTATTTTAACTCCTTTTATTACACTAGCCGTTATGATTACATTAGGACTTTTTGCGATTGGTCCTATCTTCCACTCACTAGAAGAATGGGTGTTAACAGGCACAACATCTGTGCTCAACTTGCCATACGGAATTGCAGGACTTGTAATTGGTTTCTTTCATCAAATTATCGTTGTAACAGGTGTTCATCATATCTTTAATTTCTTAGAAATCCAACTCCTTGAGAAGTATGGAAACAATCCGTTTAACGCCATTATTACAGCTGCAATGGCTGCCCAAGGTGCTGCTTGTTTAGCAGTAGGACTAAAAACAAAAAATAAAAAGTTAAAAGCACTAGCTCTCCCCTCTTCGTTCTCAGCTTTTTTAGGAATTACAGAACCTGCTATTTTCGGAGTTAACTTACGCTTTATGAAACCATTTATTATGGGGTTAATTGGCGGTGCTGTTGGGGGATTTCTTGCTTCCTTCTTCGACTTAGCTGGAACAGGTATGGCCGTAACTGTAATTCCTGGTACACTCTTATACTTGAATGGTCAACTTTTTCTTTATATTTTAACAAATGTTGTAGCAATAACCGTAGCATTCACTCTCACATGGTTATTCGGGTATAAAGATGCACCTCAAGAAAGCTCTCTAAACAAAAAGATAAAAGAAAAGGAGACAGTCAATAAAATAAACAACTCGCTCACATCGCTAGAAATTCCTTCTCCAATTAAAGGAGAAGTGATTAAATTAGAAGAGGTTCCAGACCCTGTTTTTGCTCAAAAACAAATGGGAGAAGGAATGGCTATTCAACCGTCAGAAGGAAAAGTCTATGCTCCATTTGACGGTTCAGTCGGTCTTGTAGCTGAAACCAAACATGCTATTTTCCTAGAACATGAAAGCGGTACCCAACTATTAATTCATATAGGAATTGATACAGTGAACTTAAAAGGCAAAGGATTTACGTCCTATATCAAAACAGGAGATACGGTAAAAGCCGGTCAGCTGATTATGGAATTTGATTTAGACGTAATTAAACAAGCAGGTCTTTCATCCATTACGCCTGTTATTATCCCTTCTGGACTTCCGTCAGTCAAAGAAGTATTACCAAAAAGAAAACACAGTAAAGAAACAGTACTCGCTGTTCAACTTAGTTAG